A single Inediibacterium massiliense DNA region contains:
- a CDS encoding GtrA family protein, protein MKNKKMINYLILGMMTTGINIVVYSLCIKIGMYYLWSNGIAFILSVLFAYITNKRWVFQEQSQQQNMLIEFSKFLGCRIFTLVLESILLFGLIAQIGLNPYGVKFFTNVIVIILNYGLSEWVVFQKKKVGEKDS, encoded by the coding sequence ATGAAGAACAAAAAAATGATCAATTATTTAATATTAGGAATGATGACAACGGGTATTAATATTGTTGTTTATAGCTTGTGTATCAAAATAGGAATGTATTATTTATGGAGTAATGGAATTGCGTTTATTTTATCTGTATTATTTGCTTATATTACCAATAAAAGATGGGTATTTCAAGAGCAAAGTCAACAACAAAATATGCTAATCGAGTTTAGTAAATTTTTAGGATGTAGGATTTTTACATTAGTATTAGAAAGTATATTATTATTTGGTTTAATTGCACAAATAGGATTAAACCCATATGGAGTAAAGTTTTTTACAAATGTAATCGTTATCATACTCAACTATGGATTGAGTGAGTGGGTTGTTTTTCAAAAAAAGAAAGTAGGAGAAAAAGATTCATGA